Proteins encoded together in one Telopea speciosissima isolate NSW1024214 ecotype Mountain lineage chromosome 6, Tspe_v1, whole genome shotgun sequence window:
- the LOC122663737 gene encoding dof zinc finger protein DOF4.6-like — MDTAHQWPQEIGLVKPMEEMVSNTCSRPTMLERRARPQKEQALNCPRCNSTNTKFCYYNNYSLTQPRYFCKTCRRYWTEGGSLRNVPVGGGSRKNKRSSTSSSTITSTSSKKLPDLTPSTTSSSQNPKIFKGQDLNLAFPATHEFSTVSEFIELPNIENRNNNNSNSNNPCSSSSSSLSTLGLLRSGITPRGLNSFMPMPNSDSNSVYPSGFGQLQDFKPTLNFSLDGLGVGAGGHGSLPVVHHQESSGRHLFPFEDLRQVSSTIEFDQNRGQGDSNGYWNGMLGGGSW; from the exons ATGGACACTGCTCATCAATGGCCACAG GAGATTGGTCTAGTGAAACCCATGGAGGAGATGGTCTCTAATACATGTTCAAGGCCTACTATGTTAGAGAGAAGGGCAAGGCCTCAAAAAGAACAAGCTCTGAATTGTCCAAGATGCAATTCAACAAACACAAAGTTTTGTTACTACAACAACTACAGTCTCACTCAGCCAAGATATTTCTGTAAGACTTGTAGAAGGTATTGGACTGAAGGTGGGTCTCTTAGAAACGTTCCTGTTGGAGGAGGTTCAAGGAAGAACAAGAGATCTTCAACATCTTCTTCTACTATTACTTCAACTTCATCAAAAAAGCTTCCTGATCTCACTCCATCTACTACTTCctcttctcaaaaccctaagaTCTTTAAAGGCCAAGACCTGAACTTGGCTTTCCCAGCCACACATGAATTCAGTACTGTCTCTGAATTTATTGAATTACCAAACATTGAAAACAGAAACAACAACAATAGCAACAGTAACAACCCttgttcatcttcttcatcttctctttcaaCATTAGGGTTGTTGAGGAGTGGGATTACTCCAAGGGGTTTGAATTCCTTCATGCCGATGCCGAATTCGGACTCAAATTCGGTTTATCCATCTGGGTTTGGACAGTTGCAGGATTTTAAACCAACTCTTAATTTTTCTCTTGATGGACTTGGAGTTGGAGCTGGTGGGCATGGGAGTCTACCTGTGGTTCATCATCAGGAGAGCAGTGGAAGGCATTTATTTCCTTTTGAGGATTTAAGACAGGTTTCAAGCACCATTGAATTTGATCAGAATAGAGGACAAGGGGATTCAAATGGCTATTGGAATGGAATGTTGGGTGGTGGATCttggtaa
- the LOC122664961 gene encoding ORM1-like protein 3, producing the protein MVDGLSFSSGRMGKLYVNAVPPPDLNKNTEWFMYPGVWTTYILILFFSWLMVLSVSGCTPGMAWTIVNLCHFVVTYHFFHWKKGTPFSEDQGIYNGLTWWEQMDNGKQLTRNRKFLTVVPMVLYLIASHTTDYQHPMLFLNTLAVFVLVVAKFPNMHKVRIFGINGDH; encoded by the exons ATGGTTGATGGATTGAGCTTCTCATCGGGAAGAATGGGGAAACTGTACGTAAACGCAGTGCCCCCTCCCGATCTGAACAAGAACACGGAGTGGTTTATGTATCCAGGGGTCTGGACCACATATATCTTGATCCTCTTCTTCTCATGGCTTATGGTGCTTTCTGTCTCCGGATGCACCCCTGGCATGGCTTGGACCATCGTCAATCTCTGTCATTTCGTC GTCACTTATCACTTCTTCCACTGGAAGAAGGGAACTCCATTTTCTGAAGATCAAGGTATATATAATGGACTTACTTGGTGGGAGCAGATGGACAATGGCAAGCAGCTCACTCGCAATAGGAAGTTTTTGACTGTTGTACCTATGGTACT GTACTTGATTGCCTCGCACACAACTGACTACCAACATCCGATGCTCTTCCTGAACACTCTTGCGGTGTTTGTACTGGTGGTTGCCAAATTCCCAAACATGCACAAGGTCCGCATCTTTGGAATCAATGGAGACCACTGA
- the LOC122665318 gene encoding uncharacterized protein LOC122665318, with product MDPKELKPLNIQFVSSTDSAEFSRLEWAMNRSSVVGLDAEWKPHRSQQSSYPFVSLLQIACRIDCTPSDVDGHGDGDEEVEDNDLLVFLLDLLAVPLPSIWELLRDMFVSPDILKLGFRFKQDLIYLSSTFHSQGCAPGFDRIEPFLDITSIYDHLQRKQPGRKLSKETKSLSTICEEVLGISLSKELQCSDWSHRPLTEEQKLYAAADAHCLLKIFSVFQGKIDKEGNSLHDTTPLHSPIAILGLKQIFEKPDVCVNVFSLKFGEASDMVRATAYFEIHQRNYSVVGSISKPSHRKTIPLDESLSKIVQKYGGKILLKDSDKKPRNSKKKGKKQSSVNLSCRERRVENSSDWQGPPPWDLSLGGDGCPKFLCDVMVEGLAKHLRCVGIDAAVPCLKKPEPRQLIDQAQKEKRVILTRDAKLLRHDYLIRNQVYRVKTLLKNDQLLEVIETFRLNISEDQLMSRCTKCNGRFIQKPLTTEEAIAAAKGFQVIPNCLFNKNLEFWQCTDCNQLYWEGTQYHNAVQKFIDVCKLNE from the exons CGCCTGGAATGGGCGATGAATCGTTCTTCAGTGGTCGGCCTTGACGCAGAATGGAAGCCCCATCGCTCGCAGCAATCATCTTACCCCTTCGTTTCGCTCCTTCAAATCGCTTGCCGGATCGATTGTACACCCAGCGACGTTGATGGCCACGGTGACGGCGACGAGGAGGTGGAGGACAACGATTTATTGGTGTTTCTGCTCGACCTCTTGGCGGTTCCTCTGCCTTCAATTTGGGAGCTCTTGAGGGACATGTTCGTTTCACCGGATATTCTGAAACTAGGATTTCGGTTCAAACAGGATTTGATCTACTTGTCTTCCACCTTCCATTCTCAAGGTTGCGCTCCCGGCTTCGATAGG ATTGAACCCTTTCTGGATATTACGAGCATTTATGATCATCTTCAGCGCAAGCAACCGGGAAGAAAACTTTCCAAGGAGACAAAAAGCTTGTCAACCATATGCGAAGAAGTCCTTGGAATTTCTCTTTCGAAG GAACTCCAATGTAGTGACTGGTCACACCGTCCTCTTACAGAAGAGCAGAAATTATATGCAGCCGCAGATGCACACTGCCTATTGAAAATATTTTCAGTCTTTCAAGGCAAGATTGACAAAGAAG GCAATTCCTTGCACGATACTACTCCGCTGCACTCCCCAATTGCGATTCTTGGACTAAAACAAATTTTTGAGAAGCCTGATGTTTGTGTCAATGTTTTCAGTCTAAAATTTGGTGAAGCTTCAGATATGGTCAGAGCAACTGCATATTTTGAAATTCATCAGAGAAATTACTCCGTGGTAGGATCCATTTCCAAGCCTTCACATAGGAAGACCATTCCTTTGGATGAATCTCTGTCAAAGATAGTGCAAAAATATGGAGGAAAAATACTGTTAAAGGATTCTGacaaaaaaccaagaaactcaaaaaagaaggggaaaaaacaatCTTCAGTTAATTTGTCTTGCAGGGAAAGAAGGGTTGAGAATAGCAGTGATTGGCAGGGGCCTCCACCATGGGATTTATCCTTGGGTGGTGATGGATGCCCCAAATTTTTATGTGATGTGATG GTGGAAGGCTTGGCTAAGCACTTGCGTTGTGTGGGGATTGATGCCGCAGTTCCATGTTTAAAAAAGCCTGAACCTAG GCAGTTAATAGATCAGgcacaaaaagaaaagagggtgATCTTAACCCGAGATGCCAAGCTGTTGAGGCATGACTATCTGATAAGGAATCAAGTTTACAGGGTGAAGACTCTGCTGAAGAATGACCAGCTCCTTGAG GTGATTGAGACTTTCCGATTGAATATTTCTGAGGATCAGTTAATGTCAAGGTGCACCAAATGCAATGGAAGGTTTATTCAGAAACCTCTAACAACTGAAGAAGCGATTGCAGCTGCAAAGGGATTCCAAGTAATCCCAAACTGTCTGTTTAACAAGAATTTAGAGTTTTGGCAGTGCACAGATTGCAACCAATTGTATTGGGAG GGAACACAGTATCATAATGCTGTTCAGAAGTTCATCGACGTTTGCAAGTTGAATGAATAA